From the Cryptomeria japonica chromosome 2, Sugi_1.0, whole genome shotgun sequence genome, one window contains:
- the LOC131867850 gene encoding uncharacterized protein LOC131867850: MLIANLWIQAGLVNGSLGQIKSIIYDTDSKPPDLAKYVVVEFKNYTGPHWDNANPKFVPIPPITRGSRTQLPLAMAWALTIHKSQGLTLDQATVDIEKAEKQGLTFTALSRVKSLHDLRIDPPFTFERYSKLQSNAYTTIRKKEENRLAALSNQISTSPPSQQL; the protein is encoded by the coding sequence ATGTTAATTGCTAATCTATGGATACAAGCTGGTTTGGTCAATGGATCATTAGGACAAATCAAATCAATTATCTATGATACAGATTCTAAACCTCCTGACTTAGCAAAGTATGTGGTCGTTGAGTTCAAAAATTATACTGGACCTCATTGGGACAATGCAAATCCAAAGTTTGTCCCTATACCACCTATTACTCGAGGTAGCCGTACTCAACTCCCCCTTGCAATGGCTTGGGCTCTTACTATTCACAAATCCCAAGGCCTCACTTTGGACCAAGCAACAGTCGATATTGAAAAGGCTGAAAAACAAGGGTTGACCTTCACTGCACTGTCACGAGTGAAATCTCTTCATGATCTAAGAATAGACCCGCCTTTCACTTTTGAAAGGTACTCAAAATTACAAAGCAATGCTTATACAACtattagaaagaaagaagaaaacagATTGGCTGCTCTCTCCAATCAGATTTCTACATCACCCCCCAGCCAACAACTCTAA
- the LOC131043851 gene encoding replication protein A 70 kDa DNA-binding subunit A-like codes for MHQYNTPKRNGQVFSFDIIDEEGCEIRITSFDEIAELHYHRVEKGASYVLSKGTVKDANTVYNKLNSHLEIILTETSVLKRSAPDAIEIEKKTCFAPINEVLTTTNNNLVDTIGVFVNVREISIIRRKDGSTVNKRIVKINDMSTLTIDVNLWGLPSEQLGSDFKNMHASGTFVILVVQNARVGYFNRKVINISVSTTFEINPYIPEADPLRLRGIVQQCLDPHSSVVHRKNNQYQRMSIPSILQCLSIVPKTIETTITVVLHFIKEDQFYYTACPLQFNSKECKKKCSKLAENLWLCPRCQT; via the coding sequence ATGCATCAATATAACACGCCAAAGCGCAATGGCCAGGTTTttagttttgatattatagatgaaGAGGGTTGTGAAATTAGAATCACTTCCTTTGACGAAATAGCAGAATTGCACTATCACCGAGTTGAAAAAGGAGCTTCATATGTTCTTTCCAAAGGTACTGTAAAAGATGCAAACACAGTATACAATAAGCTTAACAGTCACCTTGAGATCATCTTGACTGAAACTTCAGTTTTGAAGCGATCAGCCCCTGATGCTATTGAGATTGAAAAAAAAACATGCTTCGCCCCTATTAATGAAGTTCTCACCACTACCAACAATAATTTGGTTGATACTATTGGTGTTTTTGTCAATGTCAGAGAGATTTCTATAATTCGTAGAAAGGATGGCTCTACTGTAAACAAGAGAATAGTAAAAATAAATGATATGTCAACTTTGACAATAGATGTTAACCTTTGGGGCCTGCCATCAGAACAACTAGGCAGTGACTTTAAGAATATGCATGCATCTGGAACATTTGTCATCCTTGTTGTTCAAAATGCAAGGGTTGgttatttcaatagaaaagtcattAATATTTCAGTGTCTACAACTTTTGAAATTAACCCTTATATTCCTGAAGCAGACCCACTCCGTTTAAGAGGCATTGTACAACAATGCCTTGATCCACACTCTTCGGTTGTCCATAGAAAAAATAACCAGTATCAAAGAATGTCAATTCCATCCATCCTACAATGTCTTAGCATTGTGCCAAAAACCATTGAGACTACTATTACAGTTGTCTTGCACTTCATAAAGGAAGACCAGTTTTACTACACAGCTTGCCCATTACAGTTCAACAGTAAAGAATGTAAAAAGAAATGTAGTAAATTAGCTGAGAATTTGTGGCTCTGCCCTAGGTGTCAAACATAA
- the LOC131043873 gene encoding serine carboxypeptidase II-3, producing the protein MKNLILLAIVFAVLVHPSHQLSRHEVLSKFVERRRSGVRSEAKEWVAPSISSEYSWKLNQYSQDGLQENDKITSLSGQPAGVTFAQYAGYVTVDAEAGRALFYYFAEATEDPSTKPLLLWLNGGPGCSSFGVGAMTELGPFRVQPDGKTLSKNPYAWNQVANTLFLESPAGVGFSYSNTTSDYQNGNDDNTARDAYTFLLNWFERFPQYKNRDFYITGESYAGFYVPELADTILKNKNSQTSFLNLKGVMIGNGIMNEETDDCGSIDYEWTHALISDEEYENLRCSSSPLSYTAHNTLSFGEIYFDGQIDPYNIYAPLCSSDSNLKWASSLSIDDTPTSGLDGFDPCSSDYVLTYLNTLEVQSALHANVTNLPYEWTECSGVLSYNINATTMFPIYQRMMAAGLRILVYSGDVDAVVPVTGTRYSINALKLPIVKAWYPWMNTELDVGGYSVIYKGLTFATVRGAGHEVPSYQPSRALTMTKSFLAGKPLPS; encoded by the exons atgaaaaatttaatactGTTAGCGATAGTGTTTGCCGTTCTGGTTCATCCTTCTCATCAGCTGAGTCGGCATGAAGTATTGTCGAAATTTGTAGAGAGGAGGAGGTCTGGTGTGAGGAGTGAGGCAAAGGAATGGGTAGCTCCTTCCATTAGCAGTGAATATTCATGGAAGCTCAATCAATACTCTCAAGATGGATTGCAGGAGAATGACAAAATAACCTCTCTGTCTGGCCAGCCAGCAGGAGTAACGTTTGCACAGTATGCGGGGTATGTGACGGTTGATGCAGAGGCGGGGAGAGCACTTTTCTACTATTTTGCAGAGGCCACTGAAGACCCATCTACAAAGCCTCTGCTCCTCTGGCTCAATGGAG GGCCGGGATGCTCATCTTTTGGAGTGGGAGCAATGACAGAATTGGGTCCGTTCCGCGTACAACCAGATGGCAAAACTCTTTCTAAAAATCCATATGCATGGAACCAAG TGGCAAACACTCTGTTTTTGGAATCACCTGCTGGGGTTGGATTTTCATACTCCAATACCACCTCTGATTATCAAAATGGCAATGATGATAACACTG CTCGAGACGCTTACACGTTTCTTCTAAATTGGTTTGAAAGATTTCCACAGTACAAGAATCGAGATTTTTATATAACAGGGGAAAGCTACGCTG GATTTTATGTGCCAGAATTAGCGGACACTATTCTCAAAAATAAGAACTCCCAAACATCTTTCTTAAATCTCAAGGGAGTTATG ATTGGAAATGGAATCATGAATGAGGAGACAGATGATTGTGGTTCTATTGATTATGAATGGACACATGCATTGATATCAGATGAAGAATATGAAAATCTCCGTTGCAGTTCATCTCCTTTGAGCTACACAGCTCACAACACACTTTCATTTGGAGAAATATATTTTGACGGACAAATAGATCCCTATAATATATATGCACCACTTTGCTCTTCTGATTCTAATCTTAAATGGGCATCTTCTCTTTCTATT GATGATACACCTACAAGTGGATTAGATGGATTTGACCCATGCAGTTCTGATTATGTGTTAACCTACCTTAACACGCTAGAAGTGCAAAGTGCTCTTCATGCAAATGTAACAAACTTGCCTTATGAATGGACTGAATGCAG TGGCGTACTCTCATATAACATTAATGCAACCACAAtgtttccaatctatcaaagaatGATGGCAGCGGGATTAAGAATACTCGTCTACAG TGGAGATGTGGATGCAGTGGTTCCTGTTACTGGCACAAGATATTCCATTAATGCATTAAAGCTTCCAATTGTGAAAGCATGGTATCCGTGGATGAACACAGAGCTAGATGTGGGGGGTTATAGTGTAATTTACAAGGGCTTGACATTTGCAACTGTGAGGGGCGCAGGGCATGAAGTGCCTAGTTATCAACCTTCTAGAGCCTTGACTATGACCAAATCTTTTTTGGCTGGCAAACCTCTCCCATCATAA